A genomic stretch from Desulfofalx alkaliphila DSM 12257 includes:
- a CDS encoding acyl-CoA dehydratase activase-related protein: MPIKVGIPRALLYYYYYPMWKEFFETLGCQVVLSDKTTKGILNEGVKSAVDEACLPIKLAFGHLLNLSKKKVDYIFVPRLVSVAHREYICPKFLGFPDMVKQSLVIEPTIIDVTFNLRRGRDEEKRAFRQVAVHFTGNPFKIWQAYRRGKGAQHTFDQLLLEGYLPEEAFDIMYGGKRPKGNRDDKELKVAVIGHPYNIYDPYISMNLINRLGDMGAKVVTADNLSAADIERETRKLPKKIFWTLGRRMIGAGYYYGENKIDGIIHIAAFACGPDSMTGELIERSNRQKRRVPFLNLTLDEHTGEAGVITRIEAFLDMVRWQKAKQAAQTGS; the protein is encoded by the coding sequence ATGCCTATTAAGGTGGGTATACCACGGGCATTGCTATATTACTACTACTACCCAATGTGGAAGGAATTTTTTGAAACCCTTGGCTGTCAAGTGGTGCTGTCAGACAAAACTACCAAGGGTATTTTGAATGAAGGGGTTAAGTCAGCGGTAGATGAGGCTTGTTTACCGATAAAACTGGCATTTGGACACCTGCTTAACCTGTCTAAAAAGAAGGTAGATTACATTTTTGTGCCCCGCTTGGTAAGTGTGGCCCACCGGGAGTATATTTGTCCTAAATTCTTAGGTTTCCCCGACATGGTGAAACAGAGTTTGGTAATAGAACCGACAATAATAGATGTGACCTTTAACCTGAGAAGGGGCAGGGATGAAGAAAAAAGGGCCTTTAGGCAAGTGGCAGTGCATTTTACCGGCAACCCCTTTAAAATATGGCAGGCCTACCGGCGGGGAAAAGGGGCCCAGCACACCTTTGATCAACTGCTGTTGGAAGGGTATTTACCCGAAGAGGCTTTTGATATTATGTATGGCGGTAAAAGGCCTAAAGGCAATAGGGATGATAAAGAGTTAAAGGTGGCGGTAATTGGTCATCCATATAACATTTATGACCCTTATATCAGCATGAATTTGATTAATCGCCTAGGTGATATGGGTGCCAAAGTGGTCACAGCGGACAACCTGTCTGCCGCAGATATTGAGCGGGAAACCAGAAAGTTGCCAAAAAAAATTTTCTGGACCCTTGGCCGGCGCATGATTGGGGCAGGCTACTATTATGGTGAAAACAAAATAGACGGTATTATTCACATTGCAGCCTTTGCCTGTGGGCCAGACTCCATGACCGGCGAACTAATAGAAAGAAGTAATCGGCAAAAGCGGCGGGTGCCGTTTTTAAACCTGACGCTGGATGAACACACCGGGGAAGCCGGTGTAATAACCAGAATAGAAGCCTTTTTAGATATGGTCCGTTGGCAAAAGGCAAAACAGGCGGCACAAACCGGCAGTTAA